Proteins encoded within one genomic window of Enterococcus haemoperoxidus ATCC BAA-382:
- the rpsF gene encoding 30S ribosomal protein S6, whose translation MSQVTNYEVMYIIRPNIDEEAKTALVERFDTILKDNGAEVIESKDWEKRRLAYEMNGFREGIYHIVKVSSPSTAGAINEFDRLAKINDDIIRHMIIKEEA comes from the coding sequence ATGAGTCAAGTTACGAATTATGAAGTTATGTATATTATTCGTCCGAACATTGATGAAGAAGCAAAAACTGCTTTAGTAGAACGTTTCGACACAATTTTGAAAGATAACGGAGCAGAAGTTATCGAATCAAAAGATTGGGAAAAACGCCGCTTAGCATATGAAATGAACGGATTCCGTGAAGGCATCTATCATATCGTTAAAGTATCTTCTCCATCAACTGCAGGAGCAATCAATGAATTTGATCGTCTTGCTAAAATCAATGACGATATTATCCGTCACATGATTATCAAGGAAGAAGCATAA
- the rpsR gene encoding 30S ribosomal protein S18 → MAQQRRGGRKRRKVDYIAANHIEYIDYKDIELLKKFISERGKILPRRVTGTGAKNQRKLTIAIKRARIMGLLPFVGEEQ, encoded by the coding sequence ATGGCACAACAAAGAAGAGGCGGACGTAAACGTCGTAAAGTCGATTATATCGCTGCTAACCATATTGAATATATTGATTATAAAGATATCGAATTATTAAAAAAATTCATTTCTGAACGTGGGAAAATTTTGCCACGTCGTGTAACAGGTACTGGTGCTAAGAACCAACGCAAATTAACAATTGCAATCAAACGCGCACGTATCATGGGCTTATTACCATTTGTTGGTGAAGAGCAATAA
- a CDS encoding DUF3290 domain-containing protein: protein MNFYGIDYLETQSNLNDYIKYFFIFGALIVLIIAFSLYMRHRIQTKYRDLSIITFLLLLFLLGVQYSDYTQNQSKNSQSSQMVNFVKQISREKGVDKEEVLVNSTQLVDGTLVKIGDSYYKTTLSGDQNSYILEEAYLMNPEISITK, encoded by the coding sequence TTGAATTTTTACGGTATAGACTATTTAGAGACACAATCAAATTTAAACGATTATATCAAATATTTCTTTATTTTTGGTGCTTTGATCGTCTTAATCATTGCCTTTAGTTTGTATATGCGTCATCGTATTCAAACTAAATACCGTGATTTGAGTATTATCACATTTTTGCTACTACTGTTCTTACTGGGTGTACAGTATTCTGATTACACACAAAATCAAAGCAAAAATTCACAATCATCTCAAATGGTCAACTTTGTGAAACAGATATCAAGAGAAAAAGGTGTTGATAAAGAAGAAGTTCTTGTAAATTCAACTCAGTTAGTTGATGGAACACTTGTAAAAATTGGAGATAGCTATTATAAAACAACATTAAGTGGAGACCAAAACTCTTACATCTTAGAAGAAGCATATTTGATGAATCCAGAAATTTCAATTACGAAATAA
- a CDS encoding AmiS/UreI family transporter — MLGVVLLFVGITLISNGYCGLAGVDGKSTAFLNLFTGSVTFIVNTTFLLRGDYFSAGTGFLFACTNLLMGVIYLFDLDWRAYGIFGLFVAVNAIPCAYLSYVSGDWRFAIIWILWGILWFSGFLQNVLALPIGKYVLYLAIFEGIVTAWIPGFLMITELW, encoded by the coding sequence TTGTTGGGTGTTGTTTTATTATTTGTTGGAATTACATTGATTAGTAACGGTTATTGCGGGTTAGCAGGAGTAGATGGTAAATCGACTGCCTTTTTAAACTTGTTTACAGGAAGTGTTACGTTCATAGTCAATACGACTTTTTTATTGCGTGGAGACTACTTTTCTGCTGGCACTGGTTTTTTATTTGCATGTACGAATCTCTTGATGGGGGTTATCTACTTGTTTGATTTGGATTGGCGGGCATATGGTATTTTCGGTTTATTTGTTGCTGTAAATGCCATTCCTTGTGCCTACCTTTCATATGTTAGCGGTGATTGGCGTTTTGCCATCATTTGGATATTATGGGGAATTCTCTGGTTTTCTGGATTTTTACAAAATGTTCTAGCACTTCCAATCGGGAAATATGTTTTGTATTTAGCGATTTTTGAAGGAATTGTTACTGCTTGGATTCCAGGATTTTTGATGATAACAGAATTATGGTAA
- the dnaB gene encoding replicative DNA helicase: MNEVWQDRVPPQSMEAEQAVLGSVFLDAEVIIDALEYIEPKDFYRRNHQLIFQTMLTLNDRNEAIDVITIKDRLEQENLLEDVGGLSYLSDLALAVPTAANIVYYAKIVEQKSLLRNLIQTATEIVTKGFEQGEDVETILDDAERSILEVSEKRNRSGFLSIADVLNTSIANIDQLYQNDEEITGLPTGYPALDKMTAGLQAEELIILAARPAVGKTAFALNIAQNIGTKTDRSVAIFSLEMGAESLVNRMLCAEGSIEAGHLRTGQLSEEEWQNLIIAMGSLSRAQIYIDDTPGIKITEIRAKCRKLAQERGNLGLILIDYLQLIEGTGRESRQQEVSEISRQLKKLAKELKVPVIALSQLSRGVEQRQDKRPVLSDIRESGSIEQDADIVAFLYRDDYYDRGEEGEDGNREEPEIDNVIEVIIEKNRSGARGTVELLFIKEFNKFASLSQRPDDF; this comes from the coding sequence ATGAATGAAGTATGGCAAGATCGAGTACCGCCACAAAGTATGGAAGCAGAGCAGGCCGTTTTAGGGTCGGTTTTTTTAGATGCTGAGGTTATTATCGATGCGTTAGAGTACATAGAGCCAAAAGATTTTTATCGCCGTAATCATCAATTGATTTTTCAGACTATGCTTACTTTGAATGATCGAAATGAAGCGATTGATGTTATTACGATCAAAGATCGCTTGGAGCAAGAAAATTTACTTGAAGATGTAGGTGGCTTAAGCTACTTATCTGACTTAGCTTTAGCTGTGCCAACAGCTGCTAACATTGTTTATTATGCTAAAATCGTTGAACAAAAATCACTGCTTCGCAACCTGATTCAAACTGCCACAGAAATTGTTACAAAAGGATTTGAACAAGGCGAAGATGTTGAGACGATTCTGGATGATGCAGAACGCAGTATTTTAGAAGTTTCAGAAAAAAGAAACAGAAGTGGCTTCTTATCGATCGCAGATGTATTGAATACCTCGATAGCAAATATAGACCAATTGTATCAAAATGATGAAGAAATTACTGGTTTACCTACTGGTTATCCAGCTTTAGATAAAATGACAGCCGGACTACAAGCAGAAGAATTGATTATTTTAGCAGCTCGTCCTGCCGTAGGGAAAACCGCCTTTGCTTTAAATATAGCCCAAAATATTGGGACTAAAACTGACCGATCTGTTGCTATTTTCAGTTTGGAAATGGGTGCTGAATCGCTTGTTAACCGGATGCTTTGTGCGGAAGGTTCAATAGAAGCTGGGCACTTGCGGACAGGTCAATTATCAGAAGAAGAATGGCAAAATCTAATTATTGCGATGGGAAGTTTGTCCAGAGCCCAAATTTATATCGATGACACTCCGGGGATTAAAATTACAGAAATTCGAGCAAAATGCCGGAAATTAGCGCAAGAACGTGGCAATCTTGGGTTGATATTGATCGATTACCTACAACTGATCGAAGGAACCGGCCGCGAGAGTCGTCAACAAGAAGTCTCTGAAATTTCCCGTCAATTAAAAAAATTGGCGAAAGAATTAAAAGTTCCAGTTATTGCATTATCTCAATTATCCCGTGGCGTAGAACAACGTCAGGATAAACGACCTGTACTTAGTGATATTCGTGAGTCTGGATCTATTGAACAAGATGCGGATATCGTGGCTTTCCTTTACCGTGATGATTATTATGATCGTGGTGAAGAGGGGGAAGACGGTAATCGTGAGGAACCTGAAATCGATAATGTTATTGAAGTAATTATTGAGAAAAATAGAAGTGGTGCCCGAGGAACGGTCGAATTATTATTTATTAAAGAGTTCAATAAATTTGCTTCGCTCTCCCAAAGGCCAGATGACTTTTAA
- a CDS encoding DHH family phosphoesterase, translating into MRKIRMKRILGSVFVLFLLEVLIFFFVSNKYIAIAGLLVLNLILINRIFNLIKKIEISNTEKIREASTIAEKSLDYAFNEVSVGIINYDVDTKEAKWLNPFAESIFRKDGQTLISPELIQTYVTLAEKGKDIFKVGDHVYRFNIDTKQNTITFKDITEESNLYHEKLEMQTAIGIVSVDNYDDITDSMDEKEISYLNSFITTMVSDWMDEYQVFYKRLNAERYFFIAQLEDVKKMMESKFQILDKIRKESSTREIAITLSMGISYGGETLSQTGNTAQTNLDTALVRGGDQVVVKEAKDNAKPIFYGGRTASVAKRTRVRSRAMSTAIQGILAESSDVYIMGHRFPDMDAIGSAFGMARLAKFHNKDAWVVLEKTESIPDVDRVMAELEKYPELAKQIITPKEAMKRKTDSSLLIMVDYHKPSLSISQELYEQFDKVVIIDHHRRGDEFPVKPLLSYIESSASSASELVTELIEYQSNTQKQLDKFEATLLLAGIVVDTKSFSVRTTARTFDVASYLRTCGADSSLVQYLLSSDLTSYLEMNSLIAQSEYVTPDTVIVTGSEEKEYDSVTAAKTADTLLSMVGINAAFVITKRTDKQIGISARSNGSINVQLIMENLGGGGHFTNAAVQLTNVTVAEVKEQLLKVIQQNIDVMYDPAP; encoded by the coding sequence ATGAGAAAAATTAGAATGAAACGGATTTTGGGTTCTGTATTCGTTCTCTTTTTATTAGAAGTACTTATATTTTTCTTTGTATCTAATAAATATATTGCTATAGCTGGTTTGCTTGTACTCAATCTCATATTGATAAATAGAATCTTTAATTTAATCAAGAAAATTGAGATATCTAATACGGAGAAAATTAGAGAAGCCAGTACGATTGCAGAAAAATCATTGGATTATGCATTTAATGAAGTGTCTGTTGGGATTATTAATTATGATGTTGATACAAAAGAAGCAAAATGGTTGAACCCATTTGCAGAGAGTATTTTTCGGAAAGATGGTCAAACTCTGATCAGTCCTGAATTAATACAAACATATGTAACGTTAGCAGAAAAAGGGAAAGATATATTTAAAGTTGGGGATCATGTTTATCGCTTCAATATTGATACAAAACAAAACACGATTACGTTTAAAGATATTACAGAAGAAAGTAACTTATATCATGAAAAATTAGAAATGCAGACCGCTATTGGTATTGTCTCAGTTGATAATTATGATGATATTACAGATAGTATGGATGAAAAAGAAATTTCCTATTTGAACAGTTTTATTACTACAATGGTCTCTGATTGGATGGATGAGTATCAAGTTTTTTATAAACGATTGAATGCAGAACGTTACTTCTTTATTGCACAGTTGGAAGATGTAAAAAAGATGATGGAATCGAAATTTCAAATTTTAGATAAAATTAGAAAAGAATCTAGTACAAGAGAGATAGCGATTACATTAAGTATGGGAATTTCTTATGGTGGAGAAACTTTAAGCCAGACGGGTAACACAGCTCAAACGAACCTAGATACAGCACTGGTTAGAGGTGGAGATCAAGTTGTTGTGAAAGAAGCTAAAGACAATGCTAAACCTATTTTTTATGGAGGTAGAACAGCGTCAGTTGCCAAAAGAACGCGTGTTCGGTCTCGTGCTATGAGTACTGCCATCCAGGGAATTTTAGCAGAGTCTTCAGATGTTTATATTATGGGACATCGTTTTCCCGATATGGATGCAATCGGTTCAGCATTTGGTATGGCAAGATTAGCTAAATTTCATAATAAGGACGCCTGGGTTGTTTTAGAGAAAACTGAAAGTATACCTGATGTTGATCGAGTTATGGCTGAGCTAGAAAAGTATCCTGAATTAGCAAAACAAATTATCACACCAAAAGAAGCAATGAAAAGAAAAACGGATAGCAGTTTATTGATTATGGTAGATTACCATAAGCCTTCACTTTCAATTTCACAAGAACTATATGAACAGTTTGATAAAGTTGTGATTATAGATCATCATCGACGTGGGGATGAATTTCCAGTTAAGCCATTACTTTCTTATATTGAGTCTTCTGCATCATCTGCTTCAGAGCTAGTGACTGAATTAATTGAATATCAAAGTAATACGCAAAAACAGTTGGATAAATTTGAAGCAACACTCTTACTTGCTGGGATTGTTGTCGATACAAAAAGCTTTAGTGTTCGTACTACAGCACGTACCTTTGATGTGGCTAGTTATTTAAGAACTTGTGGCGCCGATTCATCTTTAGTACAATATCTATTAAGCTCAGATTTAACCAGTTATTTGGAGATGAACAGTTTAATTGCCCAAAGTGAGTACGTCACACCAGATACGGTTATTGTGACAGGCAGTGAAGAGAAGGAATATGATAGTGTTACTGCGGCGAAAACAGCAGATACGTTATTATCAATGGTAGGAATCAATGCTGCATTTGTGATAACCAAACGAACCGATAAGCAAATTGGGATTAGCGCACGTAGTAATGGGTCAATAAACGTCCAACTAATCATGGAAAATTTGGGCGGAGGTGGTCATTTCACTAACGCTGCGGTACAATTAACGAATGTAACGGTAGCTGAAGTAAAAGAGCAGTTATTGAAAGTGATTCAGCAAAATATAGATGTGATGTATGATCCAGCTCCATAA
- the rplI gene encoding 50S ribosomal protein L9, protein MKVIFLQDVKGKGKKGEVKEVPTGYAQNFLIKNGYAQEANKGSISALAGQKKAQDKHEAELLAEAKKMQDFLEKEETIVELKAKAGEDGRLFGSIPSKQIAEALNKQYKVKLDKRKLELSQPIRSLGFTKVPVKLHHEVTATIKVQVVEE, encoded by the coding sequence ATGAAAGTTATTTTTTTACAAGATGTCAAAGGTAAAGGAAAAAAAGGGGAAGTAAAAGAAGTACCAACAGGATATGCACAAAACTTTCTAATTAAAAATGGTTATGCGCAAGAGGCAAATAAAGGCAGTATCAGTGCGTTAGCTGGACAAAAAAAAGCACAAGATAAACACGAAGCTGAACTATTAGCAGAAGCTAAAAAAATGCAGGATTTCTTAGAAAAAGAAGAAACTATTGTAGAGCTTAAAGCGAAGGCTGGAGAAGATGGACGTCTTTTTGGATCTATTCCTTCAAAACAAATTGCGGAGGCCTTAAACAAGCAATATAAGGTCAAATTAGACAAACGTAAGCTAGAACTATCACAACCAATTCGTTCACTAGGTTTTACAAAAGTTCCAGTGAAATTACATCATGAAGTCACTGCAACGATTAAAGTTCAGGTAGTAGAAGAATAA
- a CDS encoding adenylosuccinate synthase, whose protein sequence is MSSVVVVGTQWGDEGKGKITDFLSENAEVIARYQGGDNAGHTIKFDGVTYKLHLIPSGIFYKDKISVIGNGVVVNPKSLVKELAYLKDNNVTTDNLRISDRAHVILPYHIQLDQLQEDAKGENKIGTTIKGIGPAYMDKAARVGIRVADLLDKEIFEERLKINLEEKNRQFVKMFDSEPIAFEDIFEEYYEYGQQIKQYVTDTSVILNDALDAGKRVLFEGAQGVMLDIDQGTYPFVTSSNPVAGGVTIGSGVGPSKINKVVGVCKAYTSRVGDGPFPTELFDETGETIRRVGKEYGTTTGRPRRVGWFDTVVMRHSKRVSGITNLSLNSIDVLSGLDTVKICTAYELDGELIYHYPASLKELSRCKPVYEELPGWSEDITGCKTLADLPANARNYVHRISELVGVRISTFSVGPDRNQTNVLESVWAQI, encoded by the coding sequence ATGTCATCAGTTGTAGTAGTCGGAACGCAGTGGGGCGATGAAGGAAAAGGAAAGATCACGGATTTTTTAAGTGAGAATGCTGAGGTCATCGCACGTTATCAAGGCGGAGATAATGCAGGTCATACCATTAAATTTGATGGTGTTACTTATAAACTACACTTGATTCCTTCAGGTATCTTTTACAAAGACAAGATCAGCGTAATCGGAAATGGCGTTGTAGTTAATCCAAAATCTTTAGTAAAAGAACTGGCTTATTTAAAAGATAATAATGTCACAACAGATAATTTACGTATTTCTGACCGTGCCCATGTGATTTTACCTTATCATATCCAATTGGATCAATTGCAAGAAGATGCTAAAGGCGAAAATAAAATTGGTACAACAATCAAAGGGATTGGTCCTGCATACATGGATAAAGCAGCTCGTGTAGGGATTCGTGTAGCAGATTTACTAGATAAAGAGATTTTTGAAGAACGCTTGAAAATCAATCTAGAAGAAAAAAACCGTCAATTTGTAAAAATGTTCGATAGCGAACCAATTGCTTTTGAAGATATTTTCGAAGAATATTATGAGTACGGCCAACAAATCAAACAATACGTAACAGACACTTCTGTTATTTTAAATGATGCATTAGATGCAGGTAAACGCGTATTATTTGAAGGCGCACAAGGTGTTATGTTGGATATCGACCAAGGAACCTATCCTTTCGTTACATCATCAAATCCAGTTGCTGGAGGCGTTACGATCGGAAGCGGTGTTGGTCCTTCTAAGATCAATAAAGTCGTTGGCGTTTGTAAAGCTTACACATCACGTGTTGGCGATGGCCCATTCCCTACAGAATTGTTTGACGAAACAGGAGAAACAATTCGCAGAGTTGGGAAAGAATATGGTACAACAACAGGTCGTCCACGTCGTGTGGGCTGGTTTGATACTGTTGTGATGCGTCACTCTAAACGCGTATCAGGTATTACGAATTTATCATTGAATTCGATTGATGTTTTAAGTGGTTTAGACACGGTCAAAATCTGTACAGCCTATGAATTAGATGGTGAGTTGATTTATCATTATCCAGCTAGCTTGAAAGAATTGAGCCGCTGTAAACCAGTCTATGAAGAGCTGCCAGGCTGGTCAGAAGACATTACAGGATGCAAAACATTAGCTGATCTTCCAGCAAATGCAAGAAACTATGTGCACCGTATTTCTGAATTAGTTGGCGTGCGTATTTCAACATTCTCAGTAGGTCCAGACCGTAATCAAACAAATGTATTAGAAAGCGTTTGGGCACAAATTTAA
- a CDS encoding DegV family protein has product MTFKLMTDSCCDLPYTYLEANDVDFISMTIQLNGKELVDDLGKTFDYDWFLQEIKTGGMPTTSQVNVGRYIEFFRPFVEKKTPILYLAFSSGLSGSYQSAMQAVDILKEEYSDAEIYVIDTKAASLGEGLLVSEVIQLKEDGHSLEDILLWLSENKMTVHSWVTVDDLKHLERGGRISKAAAAIGGLMNVKPIIVVDEQGKLQNIGKVRGRGKALKKLADETVQGMIEPLKQTVFIAYAGDLESAEKVKEMIEEKIQVKEIRLHPLGPTITSHTGNGCIAVFSRGKKR; this is encoded by the coding sequence ATGACATTTAAATTAATGACAGATTCATGTTGTGATTTACCATATACATATTTAGAAGCCAATGATGTTGATTTTATTAGTATGACCATTCAATTAAATGGAAAAGAACTGGTCGATGATTTAGGGAAAACGTTTGACTATGATTGGTTTTTACAAGAAATAAAAACAGGCGGCATGCCGACTACTTCTCAAGTAAATGTGGGTCGCTATATTGAATTTTTTAGACCATTTGTAGAAAAGAAAACGCCGATATTGTACTTAGCTTTTTCTTCTGGGCTGAGTGGCTCTTATCAAAGTGCGATGCAGGCTGTTGACATATTGAAGGAAGAATACAGTGATGCAGAGATTTATGTAATTGATACAAAAGCAGCTAGTTTAGGCGAAGGGTTACTAGTCAGTGAAGTGATTCAATTGAAAGAAGATGGTCATTCTTTAGAAGATATTTTATTGTGGTTATCTGAAAATAAAATGACAGTTCATTCTTGGGTCACTGTAGATGATCTAAAGCATCTAGAGCGTGGTGGTAGAATCTCAAAAGCCGCAGCAGCAATCGGTGGATTAATGAATGTTAAACCAATTATTGTAGTAGATGAACAAGGGAAACTGCAAAATATTGGAAAAGTCCGCGGTCGCGGTAAAGCATTGAAGAAGCTAGCTGATGAGACCGTTCAAGGAATGATCGAACCGTTAAAACAAACGGTATTTATAGCTTATGCTGGTGATTTGGAAAGTGCGGAGAAAGTTAAAGAGATGATCGAAGAAAAAATCCAAGTCAAAGAGATTCGCTTACATCCGCTGGGACCAACCATTACTAGCCATACAGGAAACGGTTGTATCGCGGTCTTTTCTAGAGGGAAAAAGAGATAA
- the ssb gene encoding single-stranded DNA-binding protein, with protein sequence MINNVVLVGRLTKDPDLRYTSSGSAVATFTLAVNRNFTNANGNREADFINCVIWRKPAETMANYARKGTLLGVTGRIQTRNYENQQGQRVYVTEVVCENFQLLESRSASEQRQTTEGSDSTPSYNAGGGSFQQPQNNNFSGQNNFNQSSSQSSNNGMPDFDRDSDPFAGTGSTIDISDDDLPF encoded by the coding sequence ATGATTAACAACGTTGTATTAGTTGGAAGACTAACAAAAGATCCCGATTTGCGATATACATCTAGTGGTTCAGCAGTTGCGACATTTACTTTAGCAGTAAACCGTAACTTTACGAATGCAAATGGAAATCGTGAAGCAGATTTTATTAACTGTGTGATTTGGCGTAAACCTGCTGAAACAATGGCAAACTATGCGCGTAAAGGTACATTATTAGGCGTAACTGGTCGTATTCAAACTAGAAATTACGAAAATCAACAAGGCCAACGTGTTTACGTGACCGAAGTTGTATGTGAGAATTTCCAGTTGTTAGAGTCTCGTTCTGCATCAGAACAAAGACAAACAACAGAAGGATCAGATTCGACACCAAGTTATAATGCTGGTGGCGGAAGTTTCCAACAACCACAGAATAATAATTTTTCAGGGCAAAACAATTTTAATCAATCATCCTCTCAGTCTAGCAATAACGGTATGCCTGATTTTGATAGAGATTCTGATCCATTTGCTGGAACAGGTTCTACTATTGACATTTCAGATGATGATTTACCATTCTAA
- a CDS encoding AMP-binding protein, whose amino-acid sequence MNQLLEYQPLNLYTNYLEATRNNPETAIIHDESLPAFPELGTSYTYQLSHEAILNRAYQLASLGVKAEDKIIIFKSSKFDTYLLAVAASYLGAVPAMISYHFPAETIEVFVDRLEDPFILFDEETEEKIGNVKNSAPEKQISVAALLQAPANKVPQVELPKDMIAYMTHTSGTTGIPKLICHSANSMGWRTKWQKTIFTKIADKKLVGFHISPVHSRFNIGISSLMAMGFPMMPLSISNSESVSKMLSEHQPIAVETHPNNFVQWTSLAKRQPEAFASVRYYHSTFDAINNATMASFLKASEKNDPIFLQVYGQSECGPMILKAHTLDSLKTSDARDMGVGLEGLTEARIADKEGNVLPAMTDGHIQFLSKGRALTYYKEDERFQSTVFGPWWDSGDYGFMDENGHLFLKDRQVDLIDKIDSNLAIEDHLLDALDFLQEVIIVRAKDNSPQPILAVDPKQGMNWDAWWEQVTDLPHLNKPIIMEWDEIPRTATMKVQRLQIEKALKENK is encoded by the coding sequence TTGAATCAATTGTTAGAATACCAACCGCTCAACTTGTACACGAATTATCTTGAGGCTACACGTAATAACCCAGAAACTGCCATCATTCATGATGAATCTTTGCCGGCTTTTCCTGAACTTGGAACTAGCTACACTTATCAATTAAGTCACGAGGCAATTTTAAACCGCGCTTATCAACTAGCTAGTTTAGGTGTGAAAGCTGAAGATAAAATCATTATTTTCAAAAGCTCAAAATTCGATACGTATTTGTTGGCAGTGGCTGCTTCTTATTTAGGTGCCGTTCCAGCGATGATTTCTTATCATTTTCCAGCTGAAACAATTGAAGTCTTTGTCGATCGTTTAGAAGATCCGTTTATCCTGTTTGATGAAGAAACAGAAGAGAAAATTGGGAACGTAAAAAATAGTGCTCCTGAAAAACAGATTTCAGTCGCAGCACTTTTACAAGCTCCTGCTAACAAGGTACCCCAAGTAGAATTACCTAAAGATATGATTGCTTATATGACACACACGTCTGGAACAACTGGAATTCCTAAATTGATTTGTCACTCTGCTAATTCTATGGGCTGGCGTACAAAGTGGCAAAAAACGATTTTCACAAAAATTGCCGATAAGAAACTTGTTGGATTTCATATTTCACCCGTCCATTCTCGTTTTAATATTGGAATCTCTTCTTTGATGGCAATGGGGTTTCCGATGATGCCATTATCGATCTCAAATAGCGAATCCGTTTCAAAAATGCTTTCAGAGCATCAACCGATCGCTGTTGAAACACACCCTAACAATTTCGTTCAGTGGACATCTTTGGCAAAAAGACAGCCTGAAGCTTTTGCAAGTGTTCGTTATTATCACTCTACTTTTGATGCTATCAACAATGCTACAATGGCAAGTTTTTTAAAAGCTTCAGAGAAGAATGATCCAATTTTCCTTCAAGTGTATGGGCAAAGTGAATGTGGCCCAATGATCTTGAAAGCTCATACTTTAGACTCTCTTAAAACGTCCGACGCTCGTGATATGGGGGTTGGTTTAGAAGGATTGACTGAAGCACGAATTGCAGATAAAGAAGGCAATGTTTTACCTGCTATGACAGATGGACATATCCAATTTTTATCTAAAGGGCGTGCACTAACTTACTATAAAGAAGATGAACGTTTCCAATCAACTGTTTTTGGCCCTTGGTGGGACAGCGGTGATTATGGTTTTATGGATGAAAATGGTCATTTATTCCTTAAAGACCGTCAAGTAGATTTGATTGATAAAATTGATAGTAATTTGGCGATCGAGGATCATTTGTTAGATGCGCTTGATTTTCTTCAAGAAGTAATCATTGTTAGAGCGAAAGATAATTCTCCTCAACCAATTTTAGCTGTTGATCCAAAACAAGGGATGAATTGGGATGCTTGGTGGGAACAAGTGACTGATTTACCACATTTAAATAAACCGATTATTATGGAGTGGGACGAAATTCCTCGTACAGCTACGATGAAAGTCCAA